In one Agathobacter rectalis ATCC 33656 genomic region, the following are encoded:
- a CDS encoding PD-(D/E)XK nuclease family transposase, which produces MSGETKEILDSNYGQNDVIINRLIDKMTLFDDNLMSLVFGQNIETTELLLRVIMERDIKVIDVRGQDELKNSVIGGRCITLDVHAIDVDGRHIDIEVQINAEGSHVRRARYHSSMMDARMLGEGQEFKEIKDSYVIFIYDHDKFRKGLPFYHIQRRVDETGEVFGDGSHIIYVNGRYEGNDDIGRMMKDFHQCRPEQIESETLSKAVAYYKEKEGRGAMSEAVRQYAMEYAKEYAKEYAREYGEEQKEEGILQGKNNMLYSLVSKGRLKIDVAAEEANVSLGEFEKSMEEAGYKIPELV; this is translated from the coding sequence ATGTCGGGAGAGACAAAAGAAATTTTGGACAGTAATTATGGCCAGAATGATGTAATCATCAACAGATTGATTGACAAAATGACACTGTTTGATGACAATCTGATGAGTCTTGTATTCGGGCAGAATATTGAGACGACGGAGCTGCTGCTTCGCGTAATAATGGAGCGTGATATTAAGGTTATAGACGTCAGGGGGCAGGATGAATTAAAAAATTCGGTGATTGGCGGGAGATGTATTACCTTGGACGTGCATGCAATAGATGTCGATGGCAGGCATATTGATATCGAGGTGCAGATTAATGCGGAAGGATCGCATGTTAGAAGAGCCAGATATCACAGCAGTATGATGGATGCGAGGATGCTGGGGGAAGGACAGGAGTTTAAGGAGATTAAGGATTCCTATGTGATTTTTATTTATGATCACGATAAGTTCAGAAAAGGACTGCCATTTTATCACATTCAAAGACGTGTTGATGAAACAGGCGAAGTTTTTGGAGATGGTTCACATATCATCTATGTAAATGGAAGGTATGAAGGTAATGATGATATAGGTCGGATGATGAAAGATTTTCACCAGTGCAGGCCGGAGCAGATAGAAAGTGAGACATTGTCAAAAGCAGTGGCTTATTACAAAGAAAAGGAAGGACGTGGTGCTATGAGCGAAGCAGTAAGACAGTATGCAATGGAATATGCAAAAGAGTATGCAAAGGAATATGCCAGGGAGTATGGTGAGGAACAGAAGGAAGAGGGGATTCTTCAGGGAAAAAATAATATGTTGTATTCATTGGTTTCAAAGGGAAGGTTAAAAATAGATGTAGCAGCCGAAGAGGCAAATGTCAGCCTTGGAGAATTTGAAAAATCGATGGAGGAAGCAGGATATAAAATTCCTGAATTGGTATAG
- a CDS encoding DUF6034 family protein — translation MDKRGNIFSRNMRLFAAIMTLIEALVLTSFTGCAGKKVDYGVDTEVKEQKNASKVSDLRTDKPWVENITVQTKKGDVTLGIDAKILVPDCETMHVVGVEDVKLDTEYKKRFLDAYFGGGEYYYHDLEHYTVDELNSYIDLKSRELNEMNSRDDVDDSTKQELVQQMEQDLSGYRDLLTDAKISYTIASDLQSCDEYAGYKGDTFCEVTFKEHWVNAYVFKLDGKYYGPPSFKEENYDNVSQTFQEDNLTDSAGADGNECTRSAAESKKLVQDFMGKLGLSNQVERGECDCNWLGFNNGDENWESRSNTLWGYVYSYGTGIDGQVFKDSFDSSECDSMLREDTKDITLGDSIQLTVTDNGIIDVVIEYPVSVTSISGSVEMLSLKNIEQIIKEQLKNNADKYELEINKSFNNMQLTYFRLKDKNETAKYSYVPVWSFSRLVDSQKKNVILVNAIDGTIINSEDVF, via the coding sequence ATGGATAAAAGGGGTAACATATTTTCACGAAATATGAGATTATTTGCAGCAATTATGACACTCATCGAGGCACTTGTCCTCACATCATTCACAGGCTGTGCCGGTAAAAAGGTGGATTATGGTGTGGACACGGAGGTAAAGGAGCAAAAGAACGCTTCTAAGGTATCTGATTTAAGGACTGACAAGCCATGGGTCGAAAATATAACTGTCCAGACAAAAAAAGGAGATGTAACCCTGGGAATCGATGCCAAAATACTGGTGCCGGATTGTGAAACCATGCATGTTGTTGGAGTGGAGGATGTGAAGCTCGATACAGAGTACAAGAAAAGGTTTTTAGATGCGTACTTTGGTGGTGGAGAGTATTATTATCATGATTTAGAGCATTATACAGTTGATGAATTGAATTCTTATATAGATTTAAAATCCAGGGAGCTGAATGAAATGAATAGCAGGGATGATGTGGATGATAGTACAAAACAGGAGCTGGTACAGCAAATGGAGCAGGATTTATCAGGTTATCGGGATTTACTGACTGATGCGAAAATCTCGTATACAATTGCTTCTGATTTACAAAGCTGTGATGAGTATGCCGGCTATAAAGGAGATACATTTTGTGAGGTAACATTTAAAGAGCATTGGGTAAATGCTTATGTCTTTAAGCTCGATGGAAAATATTACGGACCACCTTCATTTAAGGAGGAAAATTATGATAATGTCTCGCAGACATTTCAGGAGGATAATCTGACAGACAGTGCCGGAGCTGATGGAAATGAATGTACAAGAAGTGCAGCAGAGTCAAAAAAACTTGTGCAGGACTTTATGGGAAAGCTTGGACTGTCAAATCAGGTTGAGCGTGGAGAGTGCGATTGTAACTGGCTGGGATTTAATAATGGGGATGAAAACTGGGAGAGCCGCAGTAACACATTGTGGGGATATGTGTATTCGTATGGAACAGGCATTGATGGACAGGTTTTTAAGGATAGTTTTGATTCATCAGAATGTGACTCTATGCTTCGCGAGGATACGAAAGACATTACATTGGGTGACAGTATTCAGCTAACTGTTACAGACAATGGAATAATTGATGTGGTTATAGAATATCCGGTGAGTGTGACAAGCATATCCGGCAGTGTGGAGATGCTTTCTTTAAAGAATATAGAGCAGATAATTAAGGAGCAGCTAAAAAACAATGCCGACAAATATGAGCTTGAGATAAACAAAAGCTTTAACAATATGCAGCTTACATATTTCAGGCTGAAAGATAAGAATGAAACTGCAAAATACAGTTATGTGCCTGTATGGTCATTTTCGCGGCTGGTTGATTCACAAAAGAAAAATGTGATACTTGTAAATGCAATAGATGGCACAATAATCAATTCCGAGGATGTATTTTAA